One genomic region from Solwaraspora sp. WMMD792 encodes:
- a CDS encoding TauD/TfdA family dioxygenase, with product MTTAIDLAPISGPSAWRGDELSKSTEWIYHLSDAERTELETVGRKFVADDPDLRTVTAADYPLPVCAGLNAECAQQMDSGRGFILVRGLRTEEYGDTLAGAIFFLMGLHLGVPMGQNQMGDVLDHVIATSNKTLDDPSALPSRVRDRLPFHSDSSDVVALMCLRAAKEGGASSLVSGTTIYNEIRRRRPDLAPLLFEPWHWDWYKQDHDAPAKTYLSPICSYVDGIFSTYAGSSMIFSAQDYPEVPRLTEAQIELLHLYDEIAQEPGLALDMDFQPGDVQWLLNYAALHSRTGYVDYPEPERRRHLLRLWLKRDVGRPLVDGFGKNVVTDRSAVAVVPGGRFKIAEAAEPNFEWGN from the coding sequence ATGACGACCGCAATCGACCTGGCCCCGATCTCCGGCCCGTCCGCCTGGCGCGGCGACGAGCTGAGCAAGTCCACCGAATGGATCTACCACCTCAGTGACGCCGAGCGGACCGAGCTGGAGACCGTCGGGCGCAAGTTCGTCGCCGACGACCCCGACCTGCGTACGGTCACCGCCGCCGACTACCCGCTGCCGGTCTGCGCCGGCCTCAACGCCGAATGCGCCCAGCAGATGGACTCCGGCCGCGGCTTCATCCTGGTGCGCGGGCTGCGCACCGAGGAGTACGGCGACACCCTCGCCGGCGCGATCTTCTTCCTGATGGGGCTGCACCTCGGCGTACCGATGGGGCAGAACCAGATGGGTGACGTGCTCGACCACGTCATCGCCACCTCCAACAAGACCCTCGACGACCCGTCGGCGCTGCCGTCGCGGGTGCGTGACCGGCTGCCGTTCCACTCCGACAGCTCCGACGTCGTCGCGCTGATGTGCCTGCGCGCGGCGAAGGAGGGCGGGGCGAGCAGCCTGGTCAGCGGTACCACCATCTACAACGAGATCCGGCGCCGCCGGCCGGACCTGGCGCCGCTGCTGTTCGAGCCGTGGCACTGGGACTGGTACAAGCAGGACCACGACGCCCCGGCGAAGACCTACCTGTCGCCGATCTGCAGCTACGTCGACGGCATCTTCAGCACCTACGCCGGCAGCTCGATGATCTTCTCGGCGCAGGACTACCCGGAGGTGCCCCGGCTCACCGAGGCCCAGATCGAGTTGCTGCACCTCTACGACGAGATCGCCCAGGAGCCGGGCCTGGCGCTGGACATGGACTTCCAGCCCGGCGACGTGCAGTGGCTGCTGAACTACGCCGCTCTGCACTCGCGGACCGGCTACGTCGACTACCCGGAGCCGGAGCGTCGACGGCACCTGCTGCGGCTGTGGCTCAAGCGTGACGTCGGCCGACCGCTGGTCGACGGCTTCGGCAAGAACGTGGTCACCGACCGCAGCGCGGTGGCCGTGGTGCCAGGTGGCCGGTTCAAGATCGCCGAGGCCGCCGAGCCGAACTTCGAGTGGGGCAACTGA
- a CDS encoding alpha/beta hydrolase has translation MRRLLPRLRRRRWLVVGIAALITTIALLTGCLAVRTPAPVGHFTSAAAADRFLAAYDRAMADLPSADRTLDVRTSYGVVRLYHFAGAEPDADPLLLLPGRAAASPVWADNLPALLRLHSVYTIDLLGEPGMSIQQRPIETPTDHAQWLHEVLIELPEPAIHLVGLSIGGWTAMNLAVHRPEKIASVTLLDPVLVFADLSWQAIVRSIPASVRWFPRSWRDDFASWTANGAPVEDVPVARMIEAGMQTYALKLSAPHRITPEDLAGVRTPTLALLAGESRMHDTAEAAEVAERALPDATVIVYPDASHAINGEYPDRIAADIATFLAASGP, from the coding sequence ATGCGCCGCCTACTCCCCCGCCTGCGCCGCCGACGCTGGCTTGTCGTCGGCATCGCCGCCCTGATCACCACCATCGCGCTACTGACCGGCTGCCTCGCTGTCCGCACCCCCGCGCCGGTCGGCCACTTCACCTCGGCCGCCGCCGCAGACCGCTTTCTCGCCGCGTACGACCGGGCCATGGCGGACCTGCCGAGCGCCGACCGGACCTTGGACGTACGGACCAGCTACGGCGTGGTGCGGCTCTACCACTTCGCCGGCGCCGAGCCGGACGCCGATCCGCTGCTGCTGTTGCCGGGTCGAGCCGCAGCCTCGCCGGTCTGGGCCGACAACCTGCCCGCACTGCTGCGACTGCACAGCGTCTACACCATCGACCTGCTCGGCGAGCCGGGGATGAGCATCCAGCAGCGGCCGATCGAGACCCCCACCGACCACGCCCAGTGGCTGCACGAGGTGCTGATCGAGTTGCCGGAGCCGGCCATTCACCTGGTCGGGCTCTCGATCGGCGGTTGGACCGCGATGAACCTGGCGGTGCACCGACCGGAGAAGATCGCCAGTGTCACCCTGCTCGATCCGGTCCTGGTCTTCGCCGACCTGTCCTGGCAGGCGATCGTCCGGTCGATCCCGGCCAGTGTCCGCTGGTTTCCCAGGTCCTGGCGCGACGACTTCGCCAGCTGGACCGCCAACGGCGCGCCCGTCGAGGACGTACCGGTGGCCCGGATGATCGAGGCCGGCATGCAGACGTACGCGCTGAAGCTCTCCGCCCCGCACCGGATCACGCCTGAGGACCTGGCCGGGGTACGGACGCCGACGCTGGCGCTGCTCGCCGGCGAGTCCCGGATGCACGACACGGCCGAAGCGGCCGAGGTCGCCGAGCGGGCACTACCCGACGCGACGGTGATCGTCTACCCGGACGCCTCGCACGCAATCAACGGCGAGTACCCGGACCGGATCGCCGCCGACATCGCAACCTTCCTCGCAGCGTCCGGCCCTTAG
- a CDS encoding TetR/AcrR family transcriptional regulator — MSSTGPDLAGKPLTITERARRAQFVQVTIDLVAEHGYRGASLARIAEAAEVSKAAVLYHFPTKDAVLRAAYQTVIDALTTAVGAAVADQSGAAALYAYIRALVGHLDARPDHARMIIEAITADAGITDSPDDEGRRAAVAGLIDAAMAAGDYRADVDSRGTAVIVNGAIDAIVAQRLADPGFDAVAAADTLVDLLDRALR, encoded by the coding sequence ATGTCATCGACCGGTCCGGACCTGGCAGGCAAGCCGCTGACGATCACCGAACGGGCGCGGCGGGCGCAGTTCGTCCAGGTGACCATCGATCTCGTCGCCGAGCACGGGTACCGAGGGGCCTCGCTGGCCCGGATCGCCGAGGCCGCCGAGGTCTCCAAGGCGGCCGTGCTCTACCACTTCCCGACCAAGGACGCCGTGCTCCGGGCCGCCTACCAGACGGTGATCGACGCGCTCACCACTGCGGTCGGCGCGGCCGTCGCCGACCAGTCGGGTGCCGCCGCGCTGTACGCGTACATCCGGGCGCTGGTCGGCCACCTCGACGCCCGTCCTGATCACGCTCGCATGATCATCGAGGCGATCACCGCCGACGCCGGGATCACCGACAGCCCGGACGACGAGGGTCGCCGGGCGGCGGTCGCGGGGTTGATCGACGCGGCGATGGCGGCCGGCGACTACCGCGCCGACGTCGATTCCCGTGGTACGGCCGTCATCGTCAACGGGGCGATCGACGCGATCGTGGCGCAGCGCCTCGCCGACCCCGGGTTCGACGCGGTCGCGGCAGCCGACACGCTTGTCGATCTGCTCGACAGGGCGCTCCGTTAG
- a CDS encoding antitoxin VbhA family protein: MLVETLSVHETREQLPGEMAAERTRSFIQAAASVRAEGLTASAHVETVMERWTGGEISTEQMRNLVRRLYGAA, from the coding sequence GTGCTGGTTGAGACGTTGTCGGTTCACGAAACCCGTGAGCAACTACCCGGCGAGATGGCTGCCGAGCGTACCCGGTCGTTTATTCAGGCAGCAGCCTCGGTAAGGGCTGAAGGGTTGACGGCGAGCGCCCACGTCGAGACTGTCATGGAGCGGTGGACTGGCGGCGAGATCAGCACTGAGCAGATGCGTAATCTCGTCCGGCGGCTCTATGGCGCGGCGTGA